From Papaver somniferum cultivar HN1 unplaced genomic scaffold, ASM357369v1 unplaced-scaffold_16, whole genome shotgun sequence, a single genomic window includes:
- the LOC113337320 gene encoding MLP-like protein 328, whose translation MAANRKFEVEFKVKCSAEKFYSMMTRDVLKLPRYAPQNIHNVQVVSGEGELRLGSVSVWDYVLDNKPFGVRTRAKITAMDHQNMSLTFTVVDGYLSDDYTSFSNTLTITTPTQRDGNYNCLVKWSVQFQKANDNVPDPTYYMKMQEDLTKELDANLLKEG comes from the exons ATGGCTGCAAACCGTAAGTTTGAGGTTGAATTTAAAGTTAAGTGCTCTGCAGAGAAGTTTTACTCTATGATGACTCGTGATGTACTCAAGCTTCCAAGATATGCTCCTCAAAATATCCACAATGTCCAAGTTGTCTCCGGAGAAGGTGAACTTCGTTTAGGAAGTGTTTCTGTTTGGGACTATGTGCTGG ATAATAAACCTTTTGGTGTCAGGACGAGAGCAAAGATAACGGCGATGGACCATCAAAACATGTCATTAACTTTCACAGTTGTTGACGGATATCTCTCCGATGATTACACAAGTTTTTCCAACACACTTACTATCACGACACCAACACAGAGGGATGGAAACTATAATTGCCTTGTCAAGTGGTCTGTACAATTTCAGAAAGCAAATGATAATGTACCTGATCCAACTTACTATATGAAAATGCAGGAAGATTTAACCAAGGAATTGGATGCCAATTTGCTCAAGGAAGGCTAG